The Panicum virgatum strain AP13 chromosome 6K, P.virgatum_v5, whole genome shotgun sequence nucleotide sequence TATACGCTCTTTTATTTCCATGAAGGATTGATGCTGAACCTTATGAATCGCCTGACAATTTTTCTGTTGCCtggtattttttttgttctaaGATGCTTGATATTTGCCTAAACCACATACCTGATGGATGGAACTGCTTGGGGGAAAAATTTGTTGGGCAATAAATTGAATGATATTTTATGTCTGCACTAATGGCATTGGAGAAAGGAATGTGGCCGCccagggaagaaaaaaaaagtgaaaatgCAAATTTGCCAAAATAGGAAAGTACAAGTACATCACTAGTGGGTTAGCTTTTCTAATTAAGGGCGGCCGTACGGCTGGCTTAATTTACGGTCGGCGGTACGTTAGCTGGGTCCGTAATAGTATCTGTGATGATATACCACACTGTCATATACTAGATACCACATAAAAAAACTATAGCCCCCATCTTATGTCCGCAAACTTGTCCTGTTGTTCCACCTAGGTCTCTAAACTTTATTTGGATCCCCAAACTGTGTAAAGAAGTACATAGCAGATTCCAGATGTGTCATGCAAGCGTTTGATGCTGATGTGGCATGCCACCGTGGTGCAAATATACAAATAACTCGTCCAATTTCTATCATCTTCTTTCAGTCCactcctcccctctccctcaGCATCAAACGCTTGCATGACACACCGTTTGGGATCTAAATATACGATTTGAGAGTTTAGTGATTTGGGTGAAACTGATAGACAAATTTGAGGACCTGGAGTGCAATTTACTATAATTTATAATCATAGTTACAAATTGTTTGAATATTTAGGCTAGACCCGCATTTATTTAAATTATAAATTAAGAATTAAAAAGCCCACCAGTTAATGTTGGGAAGTTATGAGGTGATTATTATCATGCGGGTAATGGAGGAGAGTAATGGTTATAATTGGTGATTAAAATAGAGAATTGATGAGTAGTTAATAGTTCATTTCTTTCTCCTCTTTGATCACCTGTATAAGGAGACAACCTCCTGAAAGAATCTTggtgatgcctagagggggtCAATAGGCAAACCTGTAAATCTGAAAAATTCTTCACAGCGGATCAGtatgtcggaacttccgaccctgTGTAGGAAGTTACTATGGACCGGAACTTCCGACACTGAGTAGGAAATTCCGACGAAAGTAAGAATTCAGATGAAGTACAAGATTTGAGTTGAATCTATAGAAACTATTGGAATCAAAAGTTCTCCAATATGTTCTAGAGTACGTTGCATGTGATCTTGCACAAAGGAACAACACACAAACGTAGATAGGGACAAAACAAGCtttagatcaagaaaaacaagaTAAATACAATAAGAACAAGTGACACGAGATTTGTTCCCGAGGTTTACTCACTAAGGAAGCTATGTCTCCGTTGAGGAGCTCACAAAGAGTAGAGTTGTCCACTAACCCTTTCCTCCCTAAGTCAACCACTAAGAGATTGAGTCACTTACTATGAAAGTTCACAAAGGACGTGGTAATACAAATTTTCTGGAGCGCGCACACACGAGAGAACCCTCACCGGGCGACCCCTAACCGCCTAGAAGCAAACTTCAAGAGCAACAAATGCGAATCGACCAAAGGCGATGCTTCTAGTACTCTTGAGATGAAGTTCACTGCACtcacaagtcaaagctcaagtCTCGCACCCCAATCTAGCTCTCACTTAAGCCCTAGCTCAAATTCACTCAAGGTTTAGCTCAAAAAGGGATTAGGGTGAGGTTTTGTAAACTAAAAGATGTGTTCTTGGGAAAGGAGTCAGCAACAACtgaagagaggggtgagggggtAGCCGTTTCTGTACAGAGAAGTACTTGTTGGACCTTCTGACACAGGGTTGAAACTTCCGACCCCTATTAAATCAGCTGGCCGAGGACCCCTCATCGGAAGGACCGAGGGACTTCCGAtgggggtcggaacttccgactcCTGGTCAGAACTTCTGACCCCTACAGAAAGAGCATGAACCAAAGTGCAAGTGAGTGATTTGTGTCTCTCAAAGGACGTTGGCATCTCAAGTTGGCACTTTGGCTTCTCCAAATAATGTTTTCgcatccctcttaatagtatggtGTTTTCTgtactcaaattcaaaatagaaATCACATAAAAATCTTCAATTAAGCTCAAACACTGTCCCTTTAGCAATTATGGCATCTTTTATTGCCCTTTTTCATTTCGATGATTTTTGAACCTGCTCATTGCTCAATAAACGCATTAACTCCTTAATTATGCATGCCATCAACAATCAAATCCACTTAGGGGCCAAATGTACTTTCAATCGCCCTCTTTTTGTGATGACAATACAAGGCTCACAAGATTTTGAAAGAATCATTTTGAATCCAGTGATATGATTGAGCTCCCCCTCAATTTGTGCATTGATTaagataaattaaaaaaatggcaTCAAATGACATTTGCACAAATTGAAGGAGCTTCCCCTGTATCAAACCATTTGTGGGGTGCAAATGTTAGGAATATGACGTGATGCATATATAAGATATATCACACAACAAagtgaaaataaacatcacaccAATACACAAGCATTAGGTTCTAGATCAAACTAGCACAATTAGTATTACAAAATTAAAAGCGTCTCACTTGGCACACCACACACATCACAAACATAAACTCAAGTCTTACATgtccacaagcacaagataaaAGTTCACAAACTACACGACGAGACAAGATAGATAAGGCATGTCATGTCCATAACCATGGTGAGCTCACTCCCCATTTGGcatcaagtgccaaaaaggAGAGGCCTTTCGTAGCCACTACCCATGGTCGtccgcaacatcatcaatagCTGTGTCTTCATCAGTTGGAGTGTTTGCTGCAGGaacatcatcatcttcttcctcatcaaagTCCTCATGTCCTCCCAAGTCTTCTTCTATGTCATCAATTTGAGAAGCTCCAAACATCATGGAAGGGCCTCCCACTTCTTCCCAAGGGTTGTAGAAAGTCAGCGGAGGAGGAAAGTCCATAGAAGCTCTAAGAGGCGGAGTGTGGAATCTCGCTTTTTGCTATAATTTCCTTTTTGTCTAGCCTCAATCTTGAGGAGCCGCTCATCCACGTACTTATTATGGGTACGAATTTCCTCAGCGTTGTGCCTTCTCATATTGAAGCAAGCAAAGACACATTTGAAATGAAATcaagatttttctttttctttgtagCACAGGAGTACAGGATCTAAATGGAGCATGAGATGGAGCTTGCGGAGCACAAGAACCATGGATCGGATTGTATAACCGTGCCTATGTTTGTACTTGGACTTATTCTGGCTGGCGAGGTTAACCTGACATGTTAGCACTGATTGTTGTAGTAATAATGTCCGTAGCTAGTGCCTAATTGCGAGATGGAAAAGCAGGTTCTTCGTGATCAAATTGCAAGCACTTCACCAGTAGTGTCGCTCGGTAAACTGTAGAACTGTAGAGGCCCGGATGGAACTGTACATCTGAGATTTCTTGTATACCTCTTTGATGCTCTGAAATTAGGCTATGAAGTATGAACACATGGGCAAACAATACTTTCTCCTCTTAATTAAACATCAGCTTTGATTCTTCCTCTTATCTCAACGAAATTTCATAAAACTCGTGCACTGTAACCCTCCAGAAATCTTGCAAGACCATTGCGACCCTCACTGGCAGCCTTCAGATCCCAGTGGATCCAAGCATGAACGTTCGAATCGGACCGTTCGTTCTCTAGGCAGTCTTCCATTGTACAGACCAGATCTCCCGTCCGCCGcaacccccaccgccgccggtcgcTGGCCGTGAGCCGAccctcccgccgccgtcgcttcatgctcctcctccgccgcgcgcgcgcacctcCCCGCCTCCCGCCCCGCCGGAGCCTCTCCCGCCTCCTCGACCGCTACGGCTTCGTTCCCCCGGCCTCCCTGACCCCGTCCCCGCGCgagccgccccgcgccgccgccaactccGCCGCCGCGAAGAAGCGCCGCGCCAAGAAGCCCCCCTACCGCCCGCCGTCCTCGCTGGaccgcggcggccgcccgcccgcgcgctcgGACCTCCCCTTCGACTTCCGCTTCAGCTACACCGAGAGCTCCCCGGCCTCCAAGCCCATCGGGCTCCGCGAGCCCAAGTACTCCCCCTTCGGGCCCGGGCGGCTCGACCGGCCCTGGACGGGCCTGTGCGCGCCCGCCGTCGACGCCACGCTCCGCGACGTCGCGGCCGACGACCCCCTCCCCGAGGCCGAGAGGGGCCTGGAGGAGGCGCgccggcgggagcgggagcgcgtGCTGGGAGAGCCGCTCACCCCCGCGGAGCGCGCGTTCTTGGTCGACAAGTGCCAGAAGAACCGCACCAAGCGCCAGATCAACCTTGGTAGGATTTGGTGATTGTTGCGCTGAGCATCAGCGGCAGCGAATTCGCCAATTTGGGGGTACGTTTCAAACTGTCCTGATGAATGCCGTCGGTTCATTTGGTTGGTTTGTTGTAGGGAGAGATGGGCTTACTCACAACATGCTAAATGACATTCACAACAACTGGAAGAGCTGCGAGGCGGTCAGGGTGAAATGCCTTGGTGTGCCAACGGTTGATATGCAAAATGTATCCCATCAGCTTGAGGTAGCCTCTAGTCTCCCGAAAAAACATAGCACTCTAATTTTCAGTTGCAATGACAGTGTATTTAACAACATTTTAGGAGTTTCTTGTTCGATGTCACTTGTCACAGCATTTGAATTTTCTAGCAGAACCATGACTATGGCTACTTCTTGTCCAGGATAAAACAGGTGGTCTGATCATCCACAGGCATGGTGGACAGTTGATACTGTACAGGGGTAGGCACTATAATCCAAAGAAAAGACCCGTTATTCCATTGATGCTATGGAAACCTGCTGAACCTATCTACCCAAGGCTAATCAAAACAACAATAGACGGGCTAACAGTTGAGGAAACAAAGCAAATGAGGAAGAAAGGCCTACATGTTCCTGTTTTGACGAAGCTTGGTAATTTTTGCTCCCCTTCTCCGCTTAGATGTACAGATCGTAAAtaattggatgactaaacagcTCTTGTTTCACAGCCAAGAATGGATATTATGCTACTCTTGTGCCAATGGTCCGGGATGCCTTTTTGACCGATGAACTGGTCCGAATAGATTGTAAAGGATTGCCAAAAAGTGATTATAAGAAGATTGGAGTCAAGCTTAGGGTGAGTTTATTACatgtttttttaattaaaattcTCTATGTGCTTGAAGATGATATATAATATAGTATACTTGCCACCCCCTTGTTTTGATGCAGGATCTTGTTCCCTGCATTCTTGTCTCTTTTGACAAGGAGCAAATAATTGTTTGGAGGGGAAAGGAAGATGGAAGCCTACAAGATCAAACACAGAAGTCATGTCCTTCAGTTATTGACTCAGATGATGCATCAGTGAAGAATGAGACTCGTGACCAGGAACAAACACCAAGTGATTGGTCTTCTGATGAGTCTTCTGGGGTCAGTAGCTCTGATGAAATCCCAGATGACAAACCGGTCATTTCTAACCCAGACCCTTCTAGGGTGATTTGACATATCCAGAGATCAGAATACATATTTCATACAGTTGCAAACTGTGACTAGACATTTCCAATGGAGAGTTGCATGTCATCTAAATATAAAAGTTCGTGTATTCTCCATCCATGATGGTTGTATTCTTTCGCCCACATCCATGGCGATTTCTAAGCCTTTTGTATTCATCTGCCACTATTTTGGGCAATGTATTTCTTTTCCTGTCCATAGATTGACAAAAGTCGTGTTGGATAGATGGAGCGGAAGCCTGACCTGACATAATTGTAACTTTAGGCTCAAGACATATTTTAGAAACCTCATTTGATGTTACAAAAGCACATCATGTAAAGCTTAACAACAGCGAATCATGTAAAGCTTAACAACAGTGATTTAACCATGCTATCCAGTCACTTCTAGTTCCAGCCCTGAATATTCTCTTTGATCATATTTTTGTTCAACTGCCAACTGGGGATTGCTTGGACCTTTTCTGTTATGATATTGCggggacataatattttttttgtagtaATCTTGTCAGGTCATAGTTAGCAAACTGGGAGAAGCTTTGCCTCCATATCACACTGTTTGACTTATTGGATTCATTGTTGTGGTTATAATCAAGTGGAGGTTATAGTTCATCTGGGAGTTCACACATATTCTGTTTCTTTCTTGTAGGATCCCAGTGGAAGCCATGTTCTGAACACACGGTGGACTGAAATGGTTTTGAGCATAGACGGGGCAGTTTATCCAAATGGTATTGGAGGAAAGCAAGCTAGCTAGACAACAGGACAGTTTGTCTATCTGCCCATCTGGCTGTGTGCCTGAGTTCAATTTCTTCCAGCCCTCGCGTTGAGACCCTTCCCCGCTGCATCTCTCCTTTCCTGCTACCTCCTGCCCCACCGCTCGCTTTCTTCCTACCCCCTGTCGGGCCAGGCACCCGCGCGCTTTGCTCACGCGGCCTCGTTCTTCCGGGGATGGTGAGGACGTGGTGTTGGGTATTCCGCTATGCTCGCGCGCTTCATAGAGTTCATACTGTTTTGTCATTGGCAACAGTTTGGCCGAGCGGCCAGCCAAGTCTGACAGCAGAGCTTAAACTGCATCATCGTCGCGTTTAATCTGCAAACCTCGGCACCCTGGAGAGTGGGTGAATCAGGCACTGGGATCTTGCCCAGAGCGAGACATGGGTTGATGAGATCACGGTTTGCCACCACCGTTTCTAGTCTgcatttcaaaattcaaatggaaCACATTCAGTTTTTTTCCCCTTCCCACCTCACTTTCAGACTTCAGTGCCTCGAACACAGTAGGTCATGCCAAAtcaattctttttctcagtaatTGCCGGGCAAGTTTTGAGCAAGGAGCATAAGCGCGTGACTGGTACTGAATAAATGGTTCACAAAACTTAATTTGCTGGTTTTTGGGTGGGTGGCCGTGTGTGTCTCTCAGCATGACCGGTACTTTGGGCTTGCCTAGTACTAACAGCTAATCAACAACTCAGTGTCAAGCAATTCAGTCTAGGACTCTAGGTAGGATATTGGACGAAAACAAACTGACAGCAAAGACAGGTTATGCCTATCTGTCCCATCTGTCCGAGTGGCTCTGAGATTAATTCCCTCCAACTCCCACATTGTGTGACTGCATCTCTGCCACATACTGAAATGGACCATTTGAGATGAGAAATTAGAGGAAACTGAACCCTTGCTTCGTTTCTTGCAATGCAATGGACGGTTCAGTTCCCTCTAATCCTCACTTGAAATGGCACATAGGCAACTCCCTAGTCTATCTGTTTTCGTGGTGCGTATTCACCAGGAAATCAGCCTGAAGGTGAGATATTGGAGGAAAACAAGCCAATCATCAGCAGTCATGTCTGCTCATCGATCCAGCAAAGAACCTGATGATCAATTGGTTTGTTTTCATCCAACTCTCACTTTCAGTGTTGAAATTAGCTGGTCATAACAGTATGGAGTGGCAAGAGCGAAGACTAGCTGTTGAGAGGCTACCCTGCAGTGGTTGTATCACTGTGTGTGAGTGTGGCTCTGCAGCTCCACCCAATTTTATAGCCTCCTTGAGGAGAAGACGCCCTTGAGAGTTCAGCCAGGCAGCAGCATCTATTTCTGAATTTCTGTTACACCTACCATCATACTTGTTATGCCTTGTCTTGGTCTTTTAAAAAGCTGCAAGCGTTGTAATCTGTACTTTTGTTCTTGTTACATGCAGCTGCTCAGGCTTCAGTTCTGTTCAGTTTACCATGATCTGAATTTGAGAACTCATTGAAGAAAGAAGAATATCATTTTGGGGACCGTATTATGGAAATGTATTGACCTGAGCAGCTGTATCTGTACATTGAAGAATAATGGTTACTGCATCTGCATTTATCGTATACCAGAGGACGGGGGTTGGGGTTTTTACAACCCATTTTTTTTTAACCCTTAGAGGACGGGGGTGGGGGACTGGGGGTAGGGGAGTGTGAATTCTTGCAATCAACCTGAATGCTGAAGCCCTGCAAGCACTCAATTGCAGTTGGTACCATAACAAAGTAGTAATAATTTTGGAGCCTTTAGTAAAAAAACTCGACTGAAGTGGGTATGACGGCCCTTGCCGTATTTCATTCAGAGGAAGTGACTCCTGTTTCCCGGCCGAGAAAAGCCCCTAAACCCTGGCTTTTTGGCCAGCGTGGGGGATTTTTTCTAACCTCAGTCTGAAATTTGCTCCCACACCTCTCTTAATAGAaagatgcgcagctctcctgcatatttgagaaaaaaaaatcactctCACAGGGAGTCGAACCTAGGACCTGAGTTCTACCGGAGCTATCTAACCAAGTAAGGTGGCACCTAGATCACATGAGCGGTCAACAATGGTTATCCATATCAATTAGTGGTTTCCATTGGATAAACTACTGCAGGCAGTGTACACAAGTTGGAACCAACATATTAAAACGTGACTACTACGGTCAGTTATTTTGCATACATTGAGATTAAGCATTCACAATGATTTGGGCAGAATTATCTCGAACGATAGTTTTCTCTTTGCCTTGGTTAGCACTAACGGCAACTCAACAACTCAGTATCAGGCAATTCATTTAAATGGAAGATATTGGAAGAAAAACAAGCTGAACACAAGGTCAGTTTACCTATCTAACAATCTGGCATTGTGATCCAGTTTGATTTCCTCCAATTCTAAGTTTCTAACTTAGAATGACCGCATCTCAGCCACATACTGAAAACTATATCTGGAAATGGAATATTCAAGGTGAAAGATTAGAAGAAACTGAacactcttttcttttctcgtgTAGATGGTTCAGTTCCCTCTAATCCTCAAATCAAACGGCACATACCATCATGTTGTCTAATGCCACCAGTCTATCAACTAAATGTGAGATATTGGAGAAAACCAAGTCAAAATTGGCAAATCGGTGATTACATTTGCGGACTCTGATGATCAGTTAGTTTTGTTTTCCTCCCACCTTCACTTTCAGCACCTGACAATCACTTTGCAAGTAGCAAAACAGTTGGCAATGGAACTTGATCGTCAAAACTTGTTTCTTTAAACTCCAGTGAAACTATGTGTTACAGAAATGTTAGGTCAGGCCAAAAAAGTTATTTTATCAGAAGGGGAGGGAAGGTTTGAGCAAGGCACGACACACCATGATGGTACTGAAATATACGGTTCTAGCAAAACTATCCGCCGGCATTCAGAGGACGAGAAGTGTGAATTCATGCCATTGACATTGAAGCTTGAagccttcttctttttctttttatttatggTTTAAAGGGGGCACGAGAGTCCCACATGATTCATTACAGCCAATCCCAGTCCCAGCAACCTGGTAATGGATGGTGCCTGGCACCTAACACAGCAGTTTACCCTGAAGCCCTTATTTGGGTTTGGCTAGTACTAAGTACTATTAACAGCTTGTCAACAACTCATTATGAAGCAATTCAGCCTAGGTAAGATATGGGAAGAAAATAGAGTGATTCAGAGTTCGATTTCCTCAGGTACTGCATTATGCCATAAACCATCTCCAGAAATGGGCCATTCGAGATGAGATATTAGAGGAAACTGAACCTTGCTCCTTTTCTTTCAATGGATGGTTTGGTTCAGTTCCCTATAATCCTCACTTCAAATGGCACATATGAATGTTGGTAGCGTATCTCTTCATGTTGTCTGTAACCACCAAGCTACCAACTGAAGGT carries:
- the LOC120711535 gene encoding CRS2-associated factor 1, mitochondrial-like: MLLLRRARAPPRLPPRRSLSRLLDRYGFVPPASLTPSPREPPRAAANSAAAKKRRAKKPPYRPPSSLDRGGRPPARSDLPFDFRFSYTESSPASKPIGLREPKYSPFGPGRLDRPWTGLCAPAVDATLRDVAADDPLPEAERGLEEARRRERERVLGEPLTPAERAFLVDKCQKNRTKRQINLGRDGLTHNMLNDIHNNWKSCEAVRVKCLGVPTVDMQNVSHQLEDKTGGLIIHRHGGQLILYRGRHYNPKKRPVIPLMLWKPAEPIYPRLIKTTIDGLTVEETKQMRKKGLHVPVLTKLAKNGYYATLVPMVRDAFLTDELVRIDCKGLPKSDYKKIGVKLRDLVPCILVSFDKEQIIVWRGKEDGSLQDQTQKSCPSVIDSDDASVKNETRDQEQTPSDWSSDESSGVSSSDEIPDDKPVISNPDPSRVI